In Blautia sp. SC05B48, a single genomic region encodes these proteins:
- a CDS encoding GntR family transcriptional regulator, whose protein sequence is MEIIISNSSDKPIYEQIAMQIKSLIMNGTLSAGEALPSMRALAKDLHISVITVQRAYEDLTRDGFIETVSGKGSFVASPNKEFIQEEQLRIAEELLEKVAIIGRTHGISYEQMANILKLFFEE, encoded by the coding sequence ATGGAAATTATCATAAGTAATAGTAGTGATAAGCCTATTTATGAACAAATTGCTATGCAGATCAAGAGTTTAATCATGAATGGTACCCTATCTGCCGGAGAAGCCCTGCCTTCCATGCGTGCACTGGCAAAAGACCTGCATATAAGTGTTATTACTGTTCAACGAGCTTACGAAGATTTAACTCGAGATGGGTTTATCGAAACCGTATCGGGAAAAGGTAGTTTTGTTGCATCACCAAATAAAGAATTTATTCAAGAAGAACAACTACGAATAGCAGAAGAACTTTTAGAAAAGGTTGCTATAATCGGTCGTACTCATGGTATCAGCTATGAGCAAATGGCTAATATTCTAAAACTATTTTTTGAAGAATGA
- a CDS encoding ABC-2 transporter permease yields MKGLVFKDLLLMKKMNKKVIFVMYFFVIAISFFGENEVYSIMSSAFFSLFIGMHLMMTMTYDGLTSWKQYELTLPMSKYQIIFSKYLTSLLLVPISIMGTVIIYIIRYVVYHNFTLSQFGFSIAIAIALPVLWCSICLAIAQWFGYMRVQYVRMICTLLVIFFVSKISKDMKYVTQNLVKNPMLIAIFALGIVVSSYFVSVIGYSRKK; encoded by the coding sequence ATGAAAGGATTGGTTTTTAAGGATTTATTGCTTATGAAGAAAATGAATAAAAAAGTCATTTTTGTAATGTATTTTTTTGTAATAGCAATTTCATTCTTCGGAGAGAATGAAGTTTACTCAATTATGTCATCGGCTTTTTTTTCACTTTTTATCGGTATGCACTTAATGATGACCATGACCTATGATGGATTGACTTCATGGAAACAATATGAATTAACCTTGCCGATGAGTAAGTACCAAATCATTTTCAGTAAGTATTTGACTAGCTTGCTTCTTGTTCCGATTAGTATAATGGGTACAGTTATCATTTATATCATTCGTTATGTGGTTTATCATAATTTTACACTTAGCCAGTTTGGTTTTTCTATCGCCATTGCAATAGCATTACCTGTTTTATGGTGTTCTATATGTTTAGCAATAGCACAGTGGTTTGGCTATATGAGAGTTCAGTATGTGAGAATGATTTGCACACTTCTCGTTATCTTTTTCGTAAGCAAAATATCAAAAGATATGAAATACGTTACTCAAAATTTGGTTAAAAATCCTATGTTGATTGCTATTTTTGCTTTGGGTATAGTAGTTTCATCGTATTTTGTTAGTGTTATAGGATACTCAAGGAAAAAATAA
- a CDS encoding helix-turn-helix domain-containing protein: MNFNLKLKKIRTFRKMTQKELSEKIGLTDQHRIVQYEKGVRVPKKDLVDKMANALDVNPYTLYDTAGRDASEMMELLFWLDEFNPSALHLFLPRKFPGEKCNEVADTSVYYHDNDNWPAHAPVCMWFDYGVLNDFLKEWVVRMDELKSGEITRDEYFEWKINWPQTCDGCGKFEPKKKWRI, encoded by the coding sequence ATGAATTTTAATCTGAAACTAAAAAAAATCCGGACATTCCGGAAAATGACACAAAAAGAACTGTCAGAGAAGATCGGACTGACCGATCAGCATAGAATTGTACAATATGAAAAAGGCGTTCGTGTTCCAAAAAAAGATCTGGTTGATAAAATGGCTAATGCTCTGGATGTCAATCCTTATACCCTCTATGATACCGCTGGACGTGACGCTTCCGAAATGATGGAACTGCTTTTCTGGCTGGATGAATTTAATCCATCTGCCCTGCATCTGTTTCTTCCTCGGAAATTTCCTGGTGAAAAATGCAATGAAGTAGCAGACACTTCCGTTTACTACCATGACAATGATAACTGGCCTGCCCATGCTCCTGTCTGTATGTGGTTTGATTATGGGGTTCTGAATGATTTTCTGAAAGAATGGGTAGTTCGAATGGATGAACTGAAATCCGGCGAGATTACCAGAGATGAGTATTTTGAATGGAAAATCAACTGGCCACAGACCTGTGATGGTTGCGGAAAGTTTGAACCTAAGAAAAAATGGCGAATATAG
- a CDS encoding tyrosine-type recombinase/integrase, whose translation MARKDNKGRNLKTGEYQRPDGRYEYRYKDEITGKRNSVYAADLASLREMEKKINKDMDDLLITDASVKKLTVNTLFERYVATKNIKERTKKNYIRMWDYRIRNTLGNIRVLDFKTSHVRTFFSALSDEGLAHSTIKGLYGLLNPSFELAVEDGIIRKNPVTGTLGDYGAPAKEKEALTLEQQEKLLEFVEQSNVYKLHLPMMQVMFGACLRVSETIGLTWSDVDMKNREIHVGGQLVYYEGDEGYCFHDSETKTDAGIRDIPMTQMVYDAFRKQRELNLMLGLQSNVEIGGRSGFIFNTKHGRPIMPAGVNSFLKNIVNAYNKKESKLAEEEKREPELMPPISSHTLRHTGCTRLGENNVNPKVMQYVMGHSDAQITMNVYNHIAEKSHVENEMSKMNLPETVPAVV comes from the coding sequence ATGGCAAGAAAAGATAATAAAGGCAGAAATTTAAAAACAGGTGAATACCAGCGTCCGGATGGACGTTATGAGTATCGCTACAAGGATGAAATTACCGGAAAGCGTAATTCGGTTTATGCAGCTGATCTGGCGAGTCTGCGAGAAATGGAAAAGAAAATCAATAAGGATATGGATGATCTGCTTATTACAGATGCATCAGTCAAGAAGCTGACTGTAAATACGTTGTTTGAGCGATACGTGGCAACAAAGAATATCAAGGAAAGAACGAAAAAGAATTATATCCGTATGTGGGACTACCGTATACGAAATACTTTGGGAAATATTCGTGTTTTGGATTTTAAGACATCTCATGTAAGGACATTCTTTTCAGCATTGTCAGATGAAGGACTTGCACACAGTACGATCAAAGGTCTTTATGGCTTATTGAATCCCAGTTTTGAACTGGCAGTGGAAGACGGGATTATCCGTAAGAATCCGGTAACTGGAACACTTGGAGATTATGGGGCTCCGGCAAAAGAGAAAGAAGCACTGACACTGGAACAGCAGGAAAAACTTCTGGAGTTTGTTGAACAGAGTAATGTGTATAAGCTTCATCTTCCGATGATGCAGGTTATGTTTGGGGCTTGCCTGAGAGTGAGTGAGACTATCGGCTTAACCTGGTCAGATGTGGATATGAAGAACCGGGAGATTCATGTAGGTGGACAGCTTGTGTATTATGAAGGTGATGAAGGATATTGTTTCCATGATTCAGAAACCAAAACGGATGCAGGAATCAGAGATATTCCTATGACACAGATGGTATATGATGCGTTCCGTAAGCAGAGAGAACTGAATCTGATGCTTGGTTTGCAGAGTAATGTTGAGATCGGTGGACGTAGTGGATTCATCTTCAATACAAAACATGGGCGTCCGATCATGCCGGCGGGAGTGAACAGCTTTCTGAAAAATATTGTTAATGCCTATAATAAGAAAGAAAGCAAACTGGCAGAAGAAGAGAAGCGAGAGCCGGAGCTGATGCCTCCTATTTCATCGCATACCCTTCGGCATACGGGATGTACCAGACTGGGTGAGAACAATGTCAATCCCAAAGTTATGCAGTATGTGATGGGCCATTCAGATGCACAGATTACAATGAATGTCTACAATCATATTGCAGAAAAGTCTCATGTGGAGAATGAAATGTCTAAAATGAACCTGCCGGAAACCGTACCTGCTGTGGTATAA
- a CDS encoding DUF6040 family protein — MKSRKEQEQLEEEIKDVRDQNSKLQIQVNKSSVEAVDEAQKKQKEAEKKMEQAETKARNEKKRAELEIRKAKKEVKARTEKMRDTEYFWGMGYITVILFVIMQNGAFQNDFIDFFRTPFMWYFQFCEWLAHPTYDNGFNQKIAYTCGEAWVIRILAIVAVLLIVVIIMAIIMEIIKIYKKMWDKISQMFLIGSLSGIAVLGDVIREYLPVNLILTFGFINVGIMLLKMYFQKKFEEKSLYADNHYD; from the coding sequence TTGAAGAGCAGGAAAGAGCAAGAACAGCTCGAAGAAGAAATAAAAGACGTTCGGGACCAGAACTCTAAACTGCAGATACAGGTGAATAAATCATCTGTTGAAGCAGTAGATGAAGCACAGAAGAAACAAAAAGAAGCAGAGAAAAAGATGGAACAGGCAGAAACAAAGGCCCGTAACGAAAAGAAACGGGCAGAGCTGGAAATCCGTAAAGCGAAAAAAGAAGTAAAAGCCAGAACCGAAAAAATGAGGGATACGGAATATTTTTGGGGAATGGGATACATTACGGTAATCCTGTTTGTAATTATGCAGAACGGTGCTTTTCAGAATGATTTCATAGATTTTTTCAGGACTCCATTCATGTGGTATTTTCAATTTTGTGAATGGTTGGCACATCCAACCTATGATAACGGATTTAACCAGAAAATAGCATATACATGTGGAGAAGCATGGGTTATCAGAATTCTGGCAATCGTAGCGGTCCTTCTCATAGTGGTAATTATAATGGCGATAATTATGGAAATAATAAAGATATACAAAAAAATGTGGGATAAAATTTCACAGATGTTTTTAATCGGAAGTCTTTCGGGGATAGCAGTGCTTGGAGATGTAATTAGAGAATATCTGCCAGTGAATTTGATTTTGACATTTGGATTTATCAATGTGGGAATCATGCTGCTTAAAATGTATTTTCAGAAGAAGTTTGAAGAAAAAAGCCTGTATGCTGATAATCACTATGATTAG
- a CDS encoding ABC transporter ATP-binding protein — MEQNSIVVKNVTKKFDDFMLDHISFTVPTGRIVGFIGENGAGKSTTINLILDQLKLDAGEIRILGKQNHSYLHKENIGVVFDECKFHSVLNAKDIAQILSGSYKTWDMNLFEEYMKRLDVPLNKSIGQLSKGMKMKLSIICALSHRPQILILDEATTGLDPVVRDEILDIFLEFIQDEEHSILFSTHITSDIQKVADYVILIHNGKIIFEEKKDDLIYNYGIIRCKKSEFNTVSPDDYVCCRETNLSVECLIHDKVAAKKRYKNLIIDNASIEDIMLFYIKGGVK, encoded by the coding sequence ATGGAACAGAACAGTATTGTTGTAAAAAATGTTACTAAAAAATTTGATGATTTTATGTTAGATCATATTTCATTTACAGTTCCTACAGGACGTATTGTGGGTTTCATAGGAGAAAATGGTGCTGGAAAAAGTACAACTATCAATTTAATTTTAGACCAGTTAAAGTTGGATGCGGGTGAAATAAGAATATTGGGTAAACAAAATCACTCTTATTTGCATAAAGAAAACATTGGTGTTGTTTTTGACGAATGTAAATTCCATTCCGTCTTAAATGCAAAAGATATTGCCCAAATCCTTTCGGGATCTTATAAAACATGGGATATGAATTTGTTTGAAGAATATATGAAACGCCTTGATGTTCCATTAAATAAATCAATAGGGCAACTTTCAAAAGGTATGAAGATGAAATTGTCAATTATTTGTGCACTATCGCATAGACCCCAGATTCTGATTTTAGACGAAGCAACAACAGGGTTAGATCCTGTTGTACGAGATGAAATTTTGGATATTTTTTTAGAATTTATTCAAGATGAAGAACACTCTATTTTGTTCTCTACACATATAACCTCTGACATACAAAAGGTTGCTGACTATGTAATTCTGATTCATAATGGAAAAATTATTTTTGAGGAAAAGAAAGATGACCTTATTTATAATTATGGAATTATACGCTGTAAAAAATCAGAATTTAATACTGTTTCGCCAGATGACTATGTATGTTGTCGAGAAACAAATCTTAGCGTGGAATGCTTAATACATGACAAAGTAGCTGCAAAAAAAAGATACAAAAATCTAATTATTGATAATGCTTCTATTGAGGACATTATGCTGTTCTATATCAAAGGAGGTGTCAAATGA